GGGGGTAGCAACGGAATTGAAGTCGGATTAGGAACCCGCATAAACTCGATCGATCGCATCTTTTCGCAGGGGAATTTTGAGAACACAGGGAATCGCAATGATCTCGCCATTCAGGGAGACGGATTCTTCGTTCTCGGAGACGGGCAGCGACAGTACTACGCGCGGGCGGGCAATTTCCAGATCGATGCAAACGGATCGCTCCTTGCGGCCGGTGGAAGAATGCACGTACTGGGCCGGCTTGCCGACAAGAACGGCGTCCTGATTCCGTCGTCCTCGATTGAACCGCTTAAATTGCCCTTTGGAGAGAAGGATCCTGCACGGGCGACAACTGAAATTCGTTACTTCTGCAACCTTGATGCGAATTCCTCAAAACTTCAAACATACTCCGCGTCATTTGCGTTCATTTCGGAAGGCATTCCTGCCGGACGTAACACTGAGCTGAACGATTTAGATCAGGCTACTGCTCCCATGGACGACGGCGATGTGATTCGTCTTACGGCTTCCCGCCGCGACGGTACCGAAGTGAACATCACGTTTACATACGGTGAAGGCAATGACGGCACGACTGTCGGCGATCTGCTCGACAGATTCAATTCAGTTGATGGCTTTGATTCGGAATCTCAAAGCGGGTCGAAGCTTGCCATTGACGCATCCGGCAAAATCATACTGAAAGACAATCTCGCAGGGAACAGCGACACGACGATTTCCATGTCATTTGAAGACCTTCAGGGCTCAACGGCATCGTCAATGCTCCTTCCCACTTTTGTGAACACCGAGACCGGTCTGACCGGTACGCACTCGGTGTCCATCTATGTTTACGACAGTCGCGGCGAGCGCCACAAGGTGGAGGTGAACTTCACGCAAGATACGTCGCAGCAGAACAAGTGGAACTGGCAGGCCATCGTCGACGACGGCGGCGTTGATGAGATTAACAACTTCCTGGCAGGAAACAGCGGAACCGTGAGTTTCAACAGCGACGGATCATTGCTTAGCTTTGATGGCGGCCCGCTGACGTTCACACCACCGCAGGCTCAGTCACTCGTCGTCGACCTGAACGCGGGGACAGTGGGAACATTCGACGGCATTACACAGTTCTCCGGGCCGACCACAACGATTGCTATCCATCAGGATGGTCATGCCATGGGGGTGTTGTCAGACTTCACGGTTGACAATGAAGGTAAGATTATTGGCAGTTACTCAAACGGCATTTCGAGAACACTTGGACAGATCGCGCTGGCACGATTTGCAAACCCGTCCGGTTTGACATTGTCCGGCGAGAACATATACAGTGCGACGGTGAATTCGGGTGACCCGCTGGTTGGTGTTGACAACGGAAATGTCAACCAGATCTACGCAGGTTACCTTGAACTTAGCACAGTGGACATGGCGGAGCAATTCACTGAGATGATTATCGCTCAAAGAGGATTTCAGGCTGCATCCCGAGTTATCACGGTTGCTGACCAACTCTTGAACGAAGTCACACAGCTCAAACGGTAAGCTTTAAGCCTGCGGCGCGTCCTTGAACGGGCGCGCCGCAGCGCCTGCTGCCGCAATTGTCAGTTCCCCACTCCCGCTATCATCGTCGCTTTCTCCAGCCGATCTGCAGTTCTGAAACCTAATCAGTACTTCGGCATAAGGTGAAAGATGGCAAAAGAAAAACCCGCAAAACAAGAGACGCCTGAGGCGCAGCCCGTGGTGAAGAAGAAGTCACCGCTGATGAAATACCTGATCATCGCGGGTATTCTGATTGCACAAACGGCAGCCGCTTACTTCATTCAGAAGACCCTGATTGGTTCATCAATACCAACTGATTCCGAGGCGATTGCCAATGTGGAGTCGCACGGTGAAGAAGACGCCGATAGTGAAGAGTCTTCAGATGGCCACGCAAACTCTCCCACCGGGAATACAGTAGCTCTTCTTGACGAGATCATCGTCAATCCGGCTGGAACCGGCGGCCGCAGGTTTCTTTCCACAGTTGTCGGTTTGGCCCTGAAGGATCCCAAGCAGGATGCCGAAGTTCAGGCAAACATGCCTTTGATTCGCGATGCTGCAATCACATTGCTTTCCTCAAAAACACTTGACCAGTTGGCAAGCGTCAGCTACCGGGACTCAATCAGGCAGGAACTCATGGCGACCGTTAACCACATGATAAAAGACAAGCCGGTGAAAGCGGTCGTTTTCTCAACATACGTGTTGCAATAGCCTTCTATGAGCAAAATCCTGACACAAGAAGAAATCGATTCGCTGCTGCGCAATGTTGCAGCCGCGGATATGGCCGAACAATCGGGAGTACAGGCAGAGCGCCCTGTTCACTTGTACGATTTTAAGCATCCAGACAGGATGTCTAAGGATCAGCAACGCGCACTGCGTACGATTCACGACGGTTTCGCGAGGGCGTTCGGTACCTATCTCTCCGGTACCCTTCGAACACTGGTCGACATCAATCTGCTTTCAATCGATCAAGCGGCCTATTCGGAATACATGCTTTCCCTAAGTGTGCCGTCGTGCCTGTACATTGTCTCCTCAAATCAGCTCAAAGGTTCAATAATCGTTGAGGTATCGCCCCAGTTCTCGCTTCTTGTCGTTGACAGACTTCTGGGTGGTTTGGGAACAAGGCAGGAGACGCTTCGTGAGTTGACTATCATTGAACAGACGATCCTGCGGCGTGTGGTTGAATCGGGTTTGTCTTCATTAGCCGACGCGTGGCGGACAGTGCATCCAATGTCCCTTTACGTTGAATCCTACGAGGCAAATCCACAGTTTGTACAGATTGCGCCGGCTTCGGAGTCTGCCGTGGTGATTTCGTGTGAAATCGTAATTCGCGATTTCACTTATCCGATGAACATCTGCTTTCCCTACTTTGTCCTTGAACCGCTGCTTGTAAACTTGACCACCGGTTGGGCAAACATGACGACAAAGCAAATCAGACCGGAAGAGCGCAACGAGTTAATTGAACGCATTCGTCTGAGCAAACTGCCGTTACGCGCACAACTCGGTTCGGCTACCATCAATATGCATGAATACCTGTCACTTAAAGTTGGTGATGTTCTGCTGTTGGACCAGCGTGTCGAAGACCCGGTAAAAGTCTGGGTGAACAAGAAAGTGAAGTTCTGGGCTGAACCGGGTAATTCAAAATATCAGCAAGCTATACGCATAACACGCGTCATTTCCGATCAGGAGGAAATCGTTCATGAGTGAGACTTTTCGAGTTGCCGTTACCGAAGATTCGCGAGTAAGAGCGGAACAGTCGTTCGGCCAACACTTTGCAAAGAGCCTCGGCTCGTACATAGAGCGACAGATTGAAGTGGAAATCGACGGCCCCTACGCTTTTGACTTCAAGGAAGTTAAGGCTCTACTTCCCGGAGAAGTCGTCGCTTGCACGGTGCACACCGTAGACATGTCCATCGGGAAGACGCATTTCCTCTTGTCCAAGGAACACACAGCTGTAATCGCCGACCTATTGAATATGGGTGACGGCACCGCGCTGTTCGCAGCTGAAGAGCATCTTGAAACAATTCGCGATCTCTTCAAAGAGTCTATTTCCGCGTACTTCGCAGACATTGCAAAGAGCGGTGGTCCTCACCACCTTGCGGAGGAGGCCCGCTCTGTGGTCATGGACATTTCTCCTTCTGATTTTGTCGGGTCCTGGACTGTCAGTCTCATCCGAATCGGTCCAGATCCCGAGCTCTCAATCGTCAAGATTACCAGCAACGAGCTCATTGACACGCTCTTTCCCCCGAAGACCGCACCCAAGAAGAGCGGTACGAACGGGACAATGATGGACGTACTGGACCCGTCTCTTCGAAAGGAGATGAGTCTTGTCATGGACATCGAATTGCCCATCGCGATCGAGCTCGGTCGGACAAACATGCTGATTCGAGACATTGTGAAGCTGTCTCCCGGATCAGTGGTAGAACTTGATAAGTTGTCCGGTGAACCTGTTGACCTCTATGTGAACAACAAGAGATTTGCCCGTGGTGAAGTCGTCGTAATTGAGGAAAACTTCGCAGTTCGCATCACTGAATTGATCAATCCCGAAGAGAGATTGGCAAGCAGCAAGAACTGACATGGGCGTTGATGTTTTCAAGACCTTTGTGGCACTTGCATTTGTTCTGGGCCTTATCTTTGTCATAGCTTGGGCATATCGCAAGTACTTGCCGACCGGAGCGCCAGCGGGCAAAGACACTACCGGTTGGCGAATTCTCGGGTCAAGAATGCTCGGGCCGGGGCGGCAACTTATGGTTTTGGAGATCGGGAAGAAGCTCCTGATAGTTGGATTGTCAAAAGAGCAAATCTCGCCGCTAATGGAGGTTGAGAATGATGAGGACATTAAACTGATCAGCGATGCACTCTCCAACAAACAGTCCGTCTCGTTCGCTGAAATCCTGAAACGAGCGAAAACATGAGGAGATTGCTTTTTTTAGCAGCGCTTCTCGTTTCGACGACTCTGTTTGCGCAAGCACTCCCGACGATCTCACTGCAAGTAGACAGCAGCCCGGATCCAGCAAAGACTGTCACCACTTTGCAGATAGTAGGATTGATGACGATGCTGGCACTGGCTCCGGCGCTGGTGCTGATGATGACAAGCTTCACCAGGATCATCATCGTGTTCCACTTTCTCCGGCAAGCGATGGGCGCGGCACAAGTTCCGCCTCCTCAGCTAATGGTCGGACTTGCGCTGATACTATCCTTCTATATCATGTCACCGGCTATAAATGAAGCTAACACGAATGCGCTCCAACCTTATCTTCGTGGCGAGATCGAACAGAAAGCGGCGTGGGAGCAGGCGGCCAAACCGTTCAAGCAATTCATGCTGAAGCAGGTTCGGGAAAAGGACTTGGCGCTATTTGCCGACATGGCCAGCAACACCGCACCGGCAAATGTTGATGAGATTGGTATGTCGGTATTGCTGCCCGCTTATGCAATCAGCGAAATGAGAATTGCGTTTCAAATCGGCTTCGTCATTTATCTGCCTTTCCTAATTATTGACATGGTGGTATCGTCAGTATTGCTCGCGATGGGAATGATGATGCTTCCGCCGGTTACCGTTTCCTTACCATTCAAAATTTTGCTTTTTGTCATGGTTGACGGATGGTATTTACTCGTTCAGTCCCTGGTAAACAGCTTTCACTAACACCTAACATGACACAAGAACTCGCAGCATACTTGACCAGTCAGGCTCTCACAACAGCGCTAATTGTCAGTGCACCAATGCTCTTGGCGGGCATGATTGTGGGTATTGCCGTTTCGATCTTTCAAGCTGTCACGCAAATCAACGAAATGACGCTTGCTTTTGTTCCAAAGATAGTTGTAACGGCTTTTGCGCTTCTAGTGTTCATGCAATGGATGGCCGCAAAGCTTGTTGATTTCATGCAGTACATTTTTGCACTTATTCCAAACATCGCCAAATGAAATCGCGCGAGGAGATTGCCGCGGTCCTGCGCGGAATCAAGAATTTGCCGACACTTCCAGACGTTGCAACGAAAGTAATTGAGCTGTCTGAAGATCCGGAAGTTTCGCCGAAGATGATTGCTGAAGCAGTAGAGCGCGATCCCGCAATCGCGACTCGCTTGTTAAAGCTTGTTAATTCTCCATACTTCGGCATTCGTGGTACGGTGACAAGCATTAATCAGGCTCTGGTGTTCCTGGGAGTTTCGAACTTGCGAAACCTTGTGCTGTCAACCAGTGTAATGGATCTCTTCTCGCAGGAAGGAGAGGTTGGGTCATATGATCGAAAAGGTCTTTGGCTGCATTCCATGGCAACGGCCGTAGCAGCGCGTGAATTGTCGAAGAGACTTAGAGTCGTTGACCCGGAGGTCGCTTTTACGGCAGGCTTGATTCATGATGTAGGAAAAGTCGTTCTGGACAAGTATTTCCCTGACGATTTCAAGCGAGTTGTGGAGCTTATGGACGCACACGGCTCCGTAATGCTCGATGCTGAGGCAGCGGTGTTTGGACTTACTCATGCCGATGTCGGGCTTCACCTTGTGCATGGCTGGAACCTGCCTGAAATCCTGCGGGACGCAGTCGGCTGTCACCATGCGCCAAGATCCGCACGGAACAATCCGCAAATAGCGGCACTCGTTGGGTACGCTGATAGAGTCGCACGTGAGCTGCGGTTGGGGAATGGGGGCGGCGAAATGCCGGAGTTGGACAGCCAATTCAATTCCGTGCTTCCACTGCAAGAGAATGAACTCGAGCGCTTCTGTGAGGAAACCGCAGAGTATTTCGAAGAACAGGTAGCAGCTCTGGCGAGCTGACACGTGAATGGTCCTGCCATTCCAGATTTCATCGGTTGAGCACTTCGCTCTGGTATTCATTCGCGTGTCCGCGGCTCTGGCTGTGCTGCCAGTTTTCCGGCACCGCGCGGTACCGGCATCGTGGAAAGCTGCTTTAGCCATTGCGATTTCGCTCCTTATAGCCCCAACAATTGTACCGGCACAATTGCCCGGTACAGGTACAATTGCCGACTATCTTATTGTCGGGCTGAGTGAAACTGTGTGCGGCCTGTTGATGGGTTTCGCAGGGCAGTTTGTCTTTTTTGCGATAGACATTTGCGGACGAATTCTCGGACTCCAGTCCGGACTTTCGATCGTTGCCACAATTGATCCCAACAGCGATACTCAGAGTGACGTGCTTACTCAAGTGTACGAGTTACTGGCAATTCTTGTCTTCCTATCCCTTGATGGCCATTTGATGATGCTACAGGCGGTGCGCTCCAGCTTTGATGCTGTCGCAATAGGGTCGCTGTCGATGGACGGAAAGCTAGCCGACTGGTCGGTATCACAGGCAGGTCTTGTTTTGGCGCGTGGAGTTCAGCTTGCGGCACCAATGATGGTCACATTGCTGTTAACGGATGTGGCACTGGGAATCCTAACTCGTGTTGCACCAACCATGAACGTCTTTGTACTTGGTTTTCCGCTTAAGATTGGCATTACGTTGCTGTTTGCTTCATTGACAGCCAGTATGATAGCGGGGATATTTGCCTCACAATATGCCAGTTTCATGAAAGGCTTCCCGGAATTCTTGAGATTGCTGGGAGGGAATTGATTCGTGTTCGATCGCGACGCAAGAACAGAGCAACCAACACCGCGAAGGCGGGAACAAGCGCGTGAAAAGGGCTCGGTTGCTCGTTCTCAGGACTTGAACTCAGCTGTACTCCTGTTCGGTTCGGCAATTGTCTTTTCTGTATTCGGTGCCGGGATGGTTTCCGGACTCGGTGACATTCTCAAGAAGCTGTTGGTGTACTCCGGAAACACGAACCTGAGGAATGAGAGTATTGCTTCTCTTATTGAGGAGCAGCTCTATGCTACTGGTGCTGTGGTTATGCCGTTCCTGGTGTCCATTCTGGTTGTCGGACTTTTGGTGAATATCAGCCAGGTTGGATTCAAGGTAACTTGGAAGGCCGCAGCGCCGAAGTGGGAAAGGTTGAACCCGATTTCCGGATTTCAACGTTTCTTTTCAGTTAGGGCATTAGTAGAGCTCGGCAAGAGTATTTTGAAATTGCTGTTCGTCGGATTAGCTCTTTATTTCACGCTCCGCAGCACGTCGCTTGAGACAAGCTGGCTGTTTTACATGGATACAAGTCAGATAGTCGGTGAGATTGGTCGAATGCTGAACGATCTTTTCTTCGCTGCAGCTCTCGCGCTGCTTGCAATTGGATTAGCAGATTTCGCATATCAACGATGGGACCACGAACAGTCGCTGAAAATGACCAAGGAGGAGGTCAAGGAGGAGGCAAAGCAGCAGGAAGGTGATCCCAAAGTCAAGAGCAAGATCCGCGAAATCATGATTCGGTCATCGTTAAAGAGGATGATGAAGAGTGTACCGGAAGCTGACGTTGTCATCACGAATCCTGTCCACCTTGCAGTAGCCATTAAATACGACCGCGCAAAAAACTTGGCGCCAATCGTTGTGGCAAAAGGTGCAAGAAAGGTCGCTGAACGAATTAAGGAAATTGCCGCGGAGAATGGTGTTCCGATTATTGAGAACAAACCACTTGCGCGGGCGCTGTTCAAGTCAGTCGATATCGGCCTCGAAATTCCCGTCGAGCTCTACAAGGCAGTAGCCGAAGTTCTGGCATATGTTTACAGAATTAAGAACAAGTACTTTGGAGTCGCGTAAACGTAAATGAGCACATCAGTCGCACAAAAGTCCGGTGGCAGCAATGCCGCGAGCGAGAAGCGCGGTGGTTTGAGCACGCTGCTAAAGCAAAGCGATGTCGTAATGGCACTTGCGCTGGTGGCCGTTGTCGTTGTCATGATTGTTCCGATTCCGACGTTTCTGTTAGATATCGCACTCGCGTGTTCGATAACAATATCGTTGGCGATTCTATTGACGGCGCTTTATGTCGAAGAACCCTTGAAGTTCTCCGTCTTTCCGGGACTGCTGCTTGTTGTAACACTTTTCCGTCTGTCTCTTAACGTTGCGAGTACCAGGCTTATCCTTGGTGAAGGCGACGCCGGGACCATAATCCACGCGTTCGGGAACTTTGTTGTTGGCGGCAATTACTTTGTTGGTCTTGTGATCTTCGTAGTTCTTGTTATCATTAATCTGATAGTTATCACGAAGGGCTCCGGGCGTATCGCAGAAGTTGCGGCAAGATTCACATTAGATGCAATGCCGGGCAAACAAATGGCCATCGATGCGGATCTGAATCAAGGGATGATTGACGAGGCTGAGGCTCGAAAGCGCCGCGAAAAAATTGCCCGCGAAGCTGATTTCTATGGTGCAATGGATGGTGCCTCAAAATTCGTGCGGGGAGATGCCGTTGCAGGTTTGCTGATTACAGGCATAAATATAATCGGCGGGTTCGCGATCGGCATGGTACAAATGGGACTGGACTGGCGAGAGTCAGCTGCTACGTTTACTATTTTGACGGTCGGCGATGGTCTTGTTGCCCAGGTTCCGGCGTTGCTGATTTCAGTGGCAAGCGGTATCATAGTCACCCGCGCGGCGACAGAGGGCAACTTGGGTTCTGATATCGTTGGCCAGTTACTTGGTTATCCCCGTGCGTTGTTCATTTCTTCCGGAGTCCTGGCTCTTTTCGCTTTTACACCAGGGTTGCCTACACTCCCGTTCCTTGTTCTTGCAGCGGCGACATACGCTTTGGCAAGAGTCAGCAACAGCAGGCAACTACAAGTTGAGAAGTCACTGGATACCCATAAACCTACTCAACAGAAGCCGCAAGACAGGCTTGAAGATTATGTCCTGGTTGATCCTCTTGAAATACAGATTGGATACGGACTTATCTCGCTCGTTGAAGGCGGACCGGGAGGTGACTTACTTGACAGAATCACGGTTTTGCGAAAGCAGATGGCCGCGGACACAGGTTTTGTCATTCCGCCTGTCAGAATTCGAGACAACACGCAACTTGCGCCGAATGTTTATGTGATCAGGATACGAGGAAACGAAGCTGCCCGGGGTGAAGTCCGTCCGGGGATGTTGATGGCGCTCTCAAATGGCGAAGGCGGATTAAAACTTGAAGGGATACCGACCAAAGATCCGAGTTTTGGCTTGCCGGCAATTTGGATTGCTCGCGAACAGAAAGAGCTTGCACAGTCAAGAGGCTATACGGTGGTCGAGCCTGCAGCAGTGGTTTCAACTCACTTGTCCGAACTCTTGAAAGCTGAGGGCTATCGCTTGATGTCACGAGAGTTGGTTCAGGAGCTCTTGGATGCCGTTAAACGCACCCATAAGGCTGTCATTGAAGAGCTAATTCCCGGTCAACTTGGCATCGGTCAGGTCCAAAAGGTGCTCCAAAACTTGCTTCGGGAAGGGCTGCCAATCAGAGACATGGCGACGATACTTGAAACGCTGGCCGACTTCGCGCCCATGACGAAGGATCCGGAGTATCTTACTGAAGCGGTCCGGTCTGCTTTAGCGAAGGCAATTGCCGAGAAATATGAGGACGAACCAGGAAGTCTAAGTGCTCTCACAGTTGAGCCAAAGCTGGAGCAGATGATTTCGGACGGCCTCAGGACTGCAGCCAAAGAGGGATCCGAGTTTGCATTGCCAACCGCCGTAACCCATAAACTGCTTGGCGGGTTGAAGCAAATGGCGCAAGGAATGCTGAATCGAGGATACCAACCGATCGTTATTACTGCACCGGGAACCAGGTCTTTCTTGAAGAAACTTCTGGAAGTTGATCTTCCCAACATGATAGTCCTTTCGACGGCGGAGCTGCCGCCTTCCACACGAATTCAGCCCATGGGCACAGTCAGGATTGAAGGATAAATCATATGGCGACACGCACTTTTACAGGCCGGACTTTCGCGGAAGCTTTGAGCAAAGTCAAACGCGAACTTGGCGAAGACGCTGTGATACTGAAGTCTGAAAGACGATCGAGCTCGGGTTCCTTTGGCATAGGAGCAAAGGATATCTATGAAGTGATTGCGGCCAGCTCGGACGAACTTAAAGCAGACCTTGAAAGTGGCACCGAATTTGCCCATGAACTCGATGTGCAATTGAAAGACGAAAAACCTGCGCGGGCTCCAGCTAGCCAAAACTATGAGATTGCCTTGTTACGGACGGAAGTCGCCGCTCTGCGCGACCAGCTTGGCGAGCTCATGAAGTACTTCAGATACAATAACTTACCGGCTATGCCTGAGGCGCTTTCCATTTCCTTTGAGCGAATGACAGAGGCCGGTCTGGGCAGGGAACTCGCAGCGGACTTGTCGAACGAGGCGCTTGTTAGTCTTGGTCCGGATTCACTCCAATCTGTGGAAGAGATTACCTCATTTGTTATATCAAAAGTTAGCCAGATTGCTCCGCCAGCCACGAATCGGATTGTTGCCCGGTCAAATCGACCTTACAAGATCGCATTGGTGGGTGCACCTGGAGCGGGCAAGACGTCGACTCTTCAGAAACTCGCGACTGACCCGCTCGGCTATGGAAAGCACAAAATCGGACTGCTTACTCTGGATACGCATCGCATGGCGGCTGTCGAGCAACTTAAGACTTTTGCACGGGTATCAGGCTTGGCTCTGGAAGTTGCCTATCAACCCAAGGATGTTCCAACTGCCTTGACCAAACTGCAAGGTGCACAAGTCATCCTTGTTGATTCGGCGGGCTGCGCCCCAGGCGAGGAGCAACGCATGAATGAACTTGTTGAATTACTCGGATCCGTTTCACCGGATGAGACGCATCTGGTTTTGAATTCAACCATGCGACTCCAGGAACAAATTGCGATCACAAAGCGGTTCCAGCAAGTTGGCGTCACTCATCTTACTATGACCAGGCTCGACGAAAGCACACAGCCCGGTATGCTTGTTAACATCTCGCAATCCGCCAGAAAACCGATTGCGTGGTTGACCAGCGGCCAAAAATTCATTGGACAAATTGAGCGATATCATCCGGAGTGGCTCCGAGCAAAAGTGTTCAACGCTGGATTCGCTGCGCGTGAATTTGAAACGCTGTCACGAAACAATGCAACCGCTTAATCCATACGTATGAAACGCAAGAAATCGAATTCTGCATTGCATGATCTATTCGTTGCCGTTCGGAGAGTTATTCTGCTGACGGTATCTGCATTCGCACTTGCGATGAATTGGCCGCTTGACGTGATTGGAATTCGTATTCTGATTTTATGGGCAATTCTCGCCATTCTCACCCACGCAGGTGAGGTCTTGTTCCAGTACTTGAGTCATCGTGCGATTCTCCAGCAGGGAGTACAGAGCAGCACCGACACAAGCGGGGGAGCGCTGAGCTCCTGATAATCCATGAAAGCCATTAACGCGGCAACAAAGAGTTGGGAAGCATATGTTCGTACGCAGAGCCCGGAGTTGCGTGAACAATTGCTTATGGAATATCTTCCCATGGTGCGGCGAATGGCAACCCGATTCCTCGGCACCTTGCCGAGAAGCGTCAGACTCGATGATCTGGTATCGGCAGGCGTTATGGGACTACTCGCCTCAATCGACAACTTCGATCCGACACTAGGCATTAAGTTCGAGACCTATGCGATGACCCGCATCAAAGGTGCCATGGTTGACAGCCTGCGGGAACTCGATTGGGTGCCTCGATCAATTCGACAAAAAGCTCGTAAGCTTGAACATGCCGTAGATCACATTACTCGCCGTACTGGACGCTCGCCGGAGGACGCAGAACTAGCTGAACACCTCGGCCTGAATATCGAACAGTATCGGGAGTTACTGGATGAAGTCAATGTGGCGGTTCTGTTGTCACTAGATGACACTTTGAAAGGTCAGGATGGCAGCGAGTCGTACCTTGCAGACTCAACGGCAGACACCAGCACTAATGGATATGATGAGCAAGTAGAGGAGCAGGAGACTCGTGACCTGTTGGTCGATGGCCTACGCGATTTGCCTGAACAAGAACGATTGGTCGTCGCACTCTATTACTACGAAGAACTTACACTGAAAGAAATTGGCGAGATACTTGGGTTGACCGAGTCACGCGTCTCACAAATACACTCTAAAGCTCTGCTTGTTTTGCGCGCTCGGGTTCGCGCGCGCCTGGCCAAATAGCACAATCGCTGACCGACGGAGGAAACATGTTCCGACCGATAAACAGTGATGATCACACCAGGTTCAGACCTCCGGCCGAAGGAGTGAAGCAAACCGAGGCTACTTATCAAGGGCAAAAGCGTGATTTTTCTTACGAGATTGAACAGGTCAAGGACGATCAGAAAAACCGCCAGGACAAGAACCAATCGTCGTTCGGACAAGACTCATTTGAACCCTCCGCCGATGAGAGTAACGAATCACCGGAAAAGCCTGAACAAGGTCTGACACAAGATCGAAAGAACAAACCTCCCGGCCATGTGGACCTGCAAGTATAACAGAATTACGCTGGCACTTTCGTTGCTGACGGCAAGTACGCTTGCCCACTCTGCGCAGTTAACTGCTGTGCGATTCGGCTCCCACCAGGGATTTGACCGTGTGGTGTGCGAAATTACCGAACCTGTGGCCTACAAAGTTGTGCCGGCACAGAACGGCGCCGTCGAATTGCACCTCCGAAACGTAAAAGTCGGCGAAA
This region of bacterium genomic DNA includes:
- the flhB gene encoding flagellar biosynthesis protein FlhB, whose amino-acid sequence is MFDRDARTEQPTPRRREQAREKGSVARSQDLNSAVLLFGSAIVFSVFGAGMVSGLGDILKKLLVYSGNTNLRNESIASLIEEQLYATGAVVMPFLVSILVVGLLVNISQVGFKVTWKAAAPKWERLNPISGFQRFFSVRALVELGKSILKLLFVGLALYFTLRSTSLETSWLFYMDTSQIVGEIGRMLNDLFFAAALALLAIGLADFAYQRWDHEQSLKMTKEEVKEEAKQQEGDPKVKSKIREIMIRSSLKRMMKSVPEADVVITNPVHLAVAIKYDRAKNLAPIVVAKGARKVAERIKEIAAENGVPIIENKPLARALFKSVDIGLEIPVELYKAVAEVLAYVYRIKNKYFGVA
- the flhA gene encoding flagellar biosynthesis protein FlhA; amino-acid sequence: MSTSVAQKSGGSNAASEKRGGLSTLLKQSDVVMALALVAVVVVMIVPIPTFLLDIALACSITISLAILLTALYVEEPLKFSVFPGLLLVVTLFRLSLNVASTRLILGEGDAGTIIHAFGNFVVGGNYFVGLVIFVVLVIINLIVITKGSGRIAEVAARFTLDAMPGKQMAIDADLNQGMIDEAEARKRREKIAREADFYGAMDGASKFVRGDAVAGLLITGINIIGGFAIGMVQMGLDWRESAATFTILTVGDGLVAQVPALLISVASGIIVTRAATEGNLGSDIVGQLLGYPRALFISSGVLALFAFTPGLPTLPFLVLAAATYALARVSNSRQLQVEKSLDTHKPTQQKPQDRLEDYVLVDPLEIQIGYGLISLVEGGPGGDLLDRITVLRKQMAADTGFVIPPVRIRDNTQLAPNVYVIRIRGNEAARGEVRPGMLMALSNGEGGLKLEGIPTKDPSFGLPAIWIAREQKELAQSRGYTVVEPAAVVSTHLSELLKAEGYRLMSRELVQELLDAVKRTHKAVIEELIPGQLGIGQVQKVLQNLLREGLPIRDMATILETLADFAPMTKDPEYLTEAVRSALAKAIAEKYEDEPGSLSALTVEPKLEQMISDGLRTAAKEGSEFALPTAVTHKLLGGLKQMAQGMLNRGYQPIVITAPGTRSFLKKLLEVDLPNMIVLSTAELPPSTRIQPMGTVRIEG
- a CDS encoding FliA/WhiG family RNA polymerase sigma factor, whose amino-acid sequence is MKAINAATKSWEAYVRTQSPELREQLLMEYLPMVRRMATRFLGTLPRSVRLDDLVSAGVMGLLASIDNFDPTLGIKFETYAMTRIKGAMVDSLRELDWVPRSIRQKARKLEHAVDHITRRTGRSPEDAELAEHLGLNIEQYRELLDEVNVAVLLSLDDTLKGQDGSESYLADSTADTSTNGYDEQVEEQETRDLLVDGLRDLPEQERLVVALYYYEELTLKEIGEILGLTESRVSQIHSKALLVLRARVRARLAK